The genomic stretch GTTATGCATGGCGGGACGGGTGCCGCAGCGCCGCTCTCCAATCCGGACTACACGGATACACATGTCGTCGTCGATGGATACTTTGTCTACGGTTCTGCGAAGATCGGCGCGGGCTGGATTCGCAGGAATACCGCTGGGTTAAACCACGCACAGTCGGACATCTGGTTCGTGGGTGCCAACTACTACGTTACTCCGGCGTTCTCTGTTGACGCGCAGGCCGCGCGTTATGTACTGCGGTCCCGTTCGGACTCGACGTTGCTGGTGGCCCGGTTGAACTACCTGTTGTCGAAACGCACGACTGTCTATTCGTCGATCGCGTACATGATGAACAGCCAGTACGGCAACGTGCCGGTTGCAGCCGGCGGAACTGTCGCGCCCGGGAGAAATCAGCTTGGCATGATGATGGGGGTTCAGCAACGATTTTAAGTCCTTTAATTGTTCGAAGAGACGCATTGCGACCATGCATTGCCTGGCAGGAATGCCAGGCTGTGTCTGAGTCAGAACGGCCCTATCCGGGCGCTTTCGCGCGCTCCAGAGATCCGGGGCGTCAAGACGATCTGGCCCGCCGATATGGTAGGCAGCGTACACGGTACTGCACTGCTCCGCCGCGCCAGTCACAGGTTGTTTGATACGGGAGCGGTGGTCATGGAACTACCCGACATCGCAGCGTTTCGGCTGGCATCGGCGTGTCGGCTGAACTCGTGCAGATGCCCAACTTTCAAGCCGGCGAATTGCGGCGGGGTACGAACATTGATTGACTGAGTCTTTGAAGACAGGGTATCTCCGTCCCTGCGCGCGCCTTGAATGTTAATTTATAGGAAAGAGATTCATGACATGTACATCCCAGCTTCGTGCGCGAGTCCTTGCACTAAGGGCCTCACGAGTCCTTCTGGCGATCCTGTTTGTTTCGGGTGGGCTGAGCAATCTACTCGCGTATTCCAGTTTCGCAAGAGGCCTCGCGGACTTGGGAATACCTATGTCGCATGTCCTGGCGGCACCAGCGATCGCGACAGACCTCGTCGGTGGTGTGCTTCTGGTTTTGGGCTTCAGATTGCGGCTGCTCGCGCCTTACATGGCGCTGTATACGATTTTTACTGGCTTCGTTGCGCATCCGTTCTGGGCGTTCAATGATCCGAACATGCAAGCCGCGATGGCGATCCAGTACTGGAAAAATGTAGCGATTGCGGGAGGCTTTCTGGCGCTTTTCGCTGCCAGCACGACGCCTGCCCATGAGGAGAGTGACTGGAGAACTGAAGCTGTTCGGCGCTAGGACGCGCTACACGTCCGTGGCGGGCTTGGCGCATGGAAAGGAGCGTCTACCTGCGCTCACGCGCAGAAGATGACAAGGCGGCACAGAGTGTCCTCTTTGTGCACGTTGTTTGACGGCTTGAACTTGGGCACAGGGATCGTTTGCAAACAAGCCACCAGGTGCTCCGAGGCCTGGCCAGTGCTTTTTTTGACCAGTTGCCGTGGCGCAACTTGCTATATGGGGAGTTTTCATGCAGATCGCAACGATGCGGTTGAAGACGCGTATCGGTCTGTGTTTTGCCACACTCGGGCTCTTGTGTGTGATGGTCGGGATGCTGGGAATCAAGGGTATTGCGGATGCGAACGCGAGGGCCGACGCATTTTATGTGCAGGTGGCTCTGCCTACACAATATCTCCAGAATGCCTTTCGTCTCCAGAGTGTTCAGGCGATCCAGCTCTTCGAGGCCATGTCTATCGATAATGTGACGGCCCGGAAGGATCGGTTTGATGTTATTGACACGCTGGACGAGCCGGTGGAACGGCAGTTTGAACTGTTCCGGCGCAGCAGGAAGCCGCCTGCCGTACAAGCGTTGGTCGCCGAATTCATTCGAAACCGCGAACAACTCAAAAAGGGATTTGCTGAAGCAGTGCGCCTGGGGCGCAGCGATAACATGGGGAAAGCCACCACTGTTATGGCTGAACAGGTACGTCCATATGCCCTTTCCATGGGCAGGGAGATCGATATGTTGTCCGATTCGCTTGGAAAAGCGGCGGATGATGCACGCCAGCGGGACGATGCCGCGTACAGGCAGACCAAGGAGCTCATCGCCGGACTGTTAATCCTCGGCGGAGTGGCTCTTTTGGTCCATGTCTGGCGTGAAATGAGGCTGTTGGGACGTAGTCTCCAAAAGCTTCAGGCATCGCTTGACGATACGAGCCGGACGTTGGACCTGACATGTCAAGCTCCCGTTGAAAGAATGGATGAGATCGGTCGTACAGCGCTAGCCTTTAATGAGTTGATTAGCCGCTTTTCGGAGGCGATCCGCGCCGTCATTGTAGCGATGGAAAATGTGGGAATTGCGACCAGGCAGATTGCGGAAAACAACGCAGAACTTTCGATCAGGACGGTCGAGCAGGCGGAATCTCTGGAAGAAGTTGCGGCCAGCACTACGCAACTGGCAGAGTCTGTGAGACAGGGCGCCGATAATGCTATGCATGCCAGACAGCTGGCGACGAGCGCAGTCCGCATCGCTGAACAGGGAGACGCGGCCGTCGAGAGTATGGTTCAGACGATCGGCGCGATCAACCAGAGATCGATACGGATTTCCGAGATCACTGGTCTTATCGAAGGTATCGCCTTCCAGACTAACATCCTTGCTCTCAATGCCGCTGTTGAAGCGGCGCGAGCTGGCGAGCAGGGGCGCGGCTTCGCCGTCGTCGCAGGGGAAGTCCGGGCGCTTGCCCATCGCTCGTCTTCAGCGGCCAGGGAGATCAAAGAGCTGATTGAATCCTCCGCTGCCATTTTTACGCAGAGCGCCAAGCAGGCCTGTCATGTCAGTGGCACGATTACGGAGGTCAAAGACGCTATCGATAAGGTCTCGCAGATCGTGGCCGAGATCGCCGACGCATCTGTGCAGCAGAAGCTCGGAATACAGCAGGTTAATCAGGCGTTGATGCAGATGGAAATACTGACACAGCGGTACGCGGCGGTAGTCGAACAGGTGACGGCGGCTGCTCGATCACTCGATGAGCAGGCCGCGAAACTGGACGTAGCCATCTGTGTCTTTGCAGTGGGGGATTCAATACGCGGATGACGCTAATATTCATGAACAGAACCGAAAATAGTCCGACCGCGTTCTGGGTCTCATCGGTGATTGGCGGCCAGTCCATCACGCCCCTTTCTGTCGATGCCGCCGTCATCGTATAACGTTCTTCCGGATAGTGGATGACATGCGGGGTATCCGGCACGGTGCAGGATCGCGATCATTCTTGTCCTCAAGCCCGAATCTGCCGATTGATATGCCGGTATCCTTTGAGGGTCACCGGTCAACCAGGATGGCCGTAGCCCGGACAGACCCGGGAAACAGCATCACTGGTTGCTCTGTGGCAGCTCCCCGGCAAACGCGCGCTCGAGAAGAGCGCGCAACGCAGCCCGATCCAGCGGGCGCGGATTGGGGTAGGCGGACATCATTGTCAGTTCCAGGACCCGATCGATGCCTTCATAAGGCATGCCGATATCGCGAAGCGAGACGGGCGCGCCAAGTTCCTTCGCAAGCTGCCACATGCCGGTTGGAGCGTCCTCCGTGCCAATTGCGTCTGCAATGCGTCGCATGACCGCAGGGACCGCCGGTGCATTGTATGCAAGCGCGTACGGAAGAATAACGGTATGCGTCTGTGCGTGGGGCAAATCGAAGCTTCCGCCCAACGTATGACAGAGTTTGTGATGGAGTGCCATGCCGACGTTGCCTAACACAGTGCCGCACAGCCATGCACCGTATAGGCAACCGCTCCTCCCTTCGCGGTCTTCCAGATTTGTTTTCAGTTTAGGAAGCCCTTTTGCCAGGGCGCTGATGCCCTCAATCGCCAGAAGGTCCATGATCGGATTGGTATCTTGAGCGTAGAGCCCTTCTGCGGCATGAGCGATTGCGTTGATTCCGCTTGTCACGGACATGGCGAAGGGGAGAGTCGTAGTGAGCTCAGGATCGTACAGGACGGCCCGCGGTAGTACGCGTATGTCCCGGCCGGTTTTCTTGAGGCCTGCGTCGGTGATACCGTAGATGGGCGTCATTTCGGAGCCGGCATAGGTCGTGGGTATCGCGAGGATAGGGAGTGCAGATTCGAGTGCGATCGCTTTTCCTAGCCCCGTGGTTGAGCCGCCGCCGATTGCAATGGCGCAGTCGGCACCCAGACGTCGGGCTTCGTCGCGGGCAGCGCGTGCAACCTCGATGGGCACATGCATGACTGCATTGGCAAAGATGCCGGCGCACCGGCTACCTAGCCTGTCCGCCACCATTTCGGCGTAGTGTGCCTGGTCCGGCGTCGACAGGACAAGGGCCTTGCTGGCGCCGAGAAGTTCGACTTCGCGCTCCAGATGCCGGATCGCTCCAGACTCGAAGACCACGCGAGGAAAGCTGCTTTGAAAAGTGAATTGTTGCATCACAACCGTCCTGACACGGGATAGTCAACCTGGTGGCGTGCAATCCGGAGATCGCCGACCATTGCTTTGGCGCGCAGATGCGCAGGATGGAAGGCGTAGTTGTCGAGCGCTTCCCGGGAGTCAAACTCACTGTAAAGGACGACGTCGCACGCATAGTCCGTTCGGCTGATGTCTATACCGATTTCGAGACGACGCAGCCCCGGGACCTCACCGTTGAGTTCTTCGAAGACCTTTTTGAGGAGGAGTGCCGCCTCGGCCTTTTCGCCGAGCGTGTTGCCTCGCAGATTCCACATCACTATGTGCCTGATCATCGCCCTTCCTCACCTACCAGCCGTCGTGGGATTTAGCACGAAATCGTATTCGAGCGTATAGAAGGCGGTGTCCATCTGAGAACCGTCTGGGGCTGTCCCGGGAGGGTGACGCAACCAGTCAGCAATCAGTGAGGAGCGGACACCGAAAACCGCGTCTGAATCGAGATATTTCCCGCCGCTGCGAAAGACGTGGGTGACGAGTGTTTGATAGCCTTCCTTACCGATCATGAAATGCAGGTGGGCTGGCCGCCATGGATGTCTTCCGGTGGCACGCAGCATTTCACCCACTGGCCCGTCGTGTGGAATCGGGTAGGGTTCAGCCACGATGGAGCGGAAGTAATAACGGCCGGTTTCGTCGGTGCTTAGTACCCCGCGGGCTTGGGACTGTTCGAGTCCCTCATACTGTACGTCGTAGTAGCCATCCGCGTCCGCCTGCCAAACCTCCATGCGTGCGTGCGCGACGGGTTCCCCGGACAAGCCTCGAACGACACCGGATACAAAGCATGGCTCACCCTTGGCGCCGTTGGCAACATCCTCTCCGAGTGTATAGGCGGGCGCATTTTCGACATGAAAGGGTCCAAATACGGTCGCCTCGGTGCACCCCACTGGCTTCCTGTTGTTCATCGCCATTGTGAGCGTCGAAAGGCCCAGCGTATCTGAAAGCAGAATGAATTCCTGGCGTTTTTCGTTGCACATCTGACCTATGCGCGTC from Paraburkholderia hospita encodes the following:
- a CDS encoding DoxX family protein → MTCTSQLRARVLALRASRVLLAILFVSGGLSNLLAYSSFARGLADLGIPMSHVLAAPAIATDLVGGVLLVLGFRLRLLAPYMALYTIFTGFVAHPFWAFNDPNMQAAMAIQYWKNVAIAGGFLALFAASTTPAHEESDWRTEAVRR
- a CDS encoding intradiol ring-cleavage dioxygenase — translated: MQDLNEDTITQSVIAQLANTSDPRLRLLLFSLVQHLHSFAREVQLSEGELMAAIQILTRIGQMCNEKRQEFILLSDTLGLSTLTMAMNNRKPVGCTEATVFGPFHVENAPAYTLGEDVANGAKGEPCFVSGVVRGLSGEPVAHARMEVWQADADGYYDVQYEGLEQSQARGVLSTDETGRYYFRSIVAEPYPIPHDGPVGEMLRATGRHPWRPAHLHFMIGKEGYQTLVTHVFRSGGKYLDSDAVFGVRSSLIADWLRHPPGTAPDGSQMDTAFYTLEYDFVLNPTTAGR
- a CDS encoding Dabb family protein, which codes for MWNLRGNTLGEKAEAALLLKKVFEELNGEVPGLRRLEIGIDISRTDYACDVVLYSEFDSREALDNYAFHPAHLRAKAMVGDLRIARHQVDYPVSGRL
- a CDS encoding maleylacetate reductase, with translation MQQFTFQSSFPRVVFESGAIRHLEREVELLGASKALVLSTPDQAHYAEMVADRLGSRCAGIFANAVMHVPIEVARAARDEARRLGADCAIAIGGGSTTGLGKAIALESALPILAIPTTYAGSEMTPIYGITDAGLKKTGRDIRVLPRAVLYDPELTTTLPFAMSVTSGINAIAHAAEGLYAQDTNPIMDLLAIEGISALAKGLPKLKTNLEDREGRSGCLYGAWLCGTVLGNVGMALHHKLCHTLGGSFDLPHAQTHTVILPYALAYNAPAVPAVMRRIADAIGTEDAPTGMWQLAKELGAPVSLRDIGMPYEGIDRVLELTMMSAYPNPRPLDRAALRALLERAFAGELPQSNQ
- a CDS encoding methyl-accepting chemotaxis protein: MQIATMRLKTRIGLCFATLGLLCVMVGMLGIKGIADANARADAFYVQVALPTQYLQNAFRLQSVQAIQLFEAMSIDNVTARKDRFDVIDTLDEPVERQFELFRRSRKPPAVQALVAEFIRNREQLKKGFAEAVRLGRSDNMGKATTVMAEQVRPYALSMGREIDMLSDSLGKAADDARQRDDAAYRQTKELIAGLLILGGVALLVHVWREMRLLGRSLQKLQASLDDTSRTLDLTCQAPVERMDEIGRTALAFNELISRFSEAIRAVIVAMENVGIATRQIAENNAELSIRTVEQAESLEEVAASTTQLAESVRQGADNAMHARQLATSAVRIAEQGDAAVESMVQTIGAINQRSIRISEITGLIEGIAFQTNILALNAAVEAARAGEQGRGFAVVAGEVRALAHRSSSAAREIKELIESSAAIFTQSAKQACHVSGTITEVKDAIDKVSQIVAEIADASVQQKLGIQQVNQALMQMEILTQRYAAVVEQVTAAARSLDEQAAKLDVAICVFAVGDSIRG